Proteins encoded by one window of Listeria cossartiae subsp. cossartiae:
- a CDS encoding glycerate kinase produces the protein MKIVIAPDSFKESLTAHEVAEYIKEGFQEVYPDADYHLLPVSDGGEGTLEILSNALGAEKMKIDVSGPFGDQISAQVAFTEGNKTALIEMAEVCGLHLVPTSKRDPLQVSTKGVGELILHAIEKGATEIIIGIGGSASNDGGIGMASALGYEFLDAENNAVDSIGANLAKIATIRSENVAAELKNITVNIVTDVENPLCGETGASYVFGPQKGLAEADLASTDEAMCHFYQLANPAMVTMPRAGAGGGIGAGLVTFAEANLLSGIDFVIEALQIKTVCEDADLVIVGEGKMDGQTAQGKAPVGVAKVVPKETPVFAICGSVGDGLEAVYEVGISAVFPSIAKPATLENILKETPNNLRRTARNVAAVWKGRVE, from the coding sequence ATGAAAATTGTCATTGCACCGGATTCATTTAAAGAAAGTTTGACGGCGCATGAGGTGGCAGAGTATATTAAAGAGGGCTTTCAAGAGGTTTATCCAGATGCAGATTATCATTTACTCCCTGTCAGTGATGGTGGGGAAGGTACGCTAGAGATTTTAAGTAATGCTTTAGGTGCGGAAAAAATGAAAATTGACGTGTCTGGACCTTTTGGTGACCAAATCTCAGCGCAAGTTGCGTTCACGGAAGGTAACAAAACAGCGCTGATTGAAATGGCCGAGGTTTGCGGTTTACACTTAGTTCCGACGAGCAAGCGAGACCCACTTCAAGTGAGCACAAAAGGCGTGGGCGAGCTAATTTTGCACGCGATAGAAAAAGGTGCAACCGAGATTATCATTGGTATTGGTGGAAGCGCTTCAAACGATGGCGGAATTGGCATGGCTAGCGCGCTTGGTTATGAATTCCTAGACGCAGAAAATAATGCGGTCGACTCAATTGGCGCTAATTTAGCAAAAATCGCAACGATTCGTTCTGAAAATGTAGCCGCTGAATTAAAGAATATCACGGTGAATATTGTGACCGATGTTGAAAATCCGCTTTGTGGGGAAACTGGCGCGTCGTATGTGTTTGGCCCGCAAAAAGGGTTAGCAGAAGCCGATTTGGCAAGTACAGATGAAGCCATGTGCCATTTTTATCAGTTAGCAAACCCAGCAATGGTTACAATGCCGCGAGCTGGTGCTGGTGGCGGAATTGGCGCTGGACTTGTGACATTTGCAGAAGCGAATTTGCTATCGGGAATTGATTTTGTAATTGAAGCACTTCAAATCAAAACCGTTTGCGAAGATGCCGACCTAGTCATCGTTGGTGAAGGGAAAATGGACGGCCAAACCGCTCAAGGAAAAGCCCCTGTAGGCGTTGCAAAAGTAGTGCCGAAAGAAACACCGGTTTTCGCAATTTGTGGAAGTGTTGGTGACGGCCTCGAAGCAGTTTATGAAGTCGGAATCAGCGCAGTATTTCCATCCATCGCCAAACCAGCAACTTTAGAAAATATACTTAAAGAAACACCAAATAATTTAAGAAGAACCGCGCGAAATGTGGCGGCAGTTTGGAAAGGACGAGTAGAATGA